TGAAGATTTTGTGGCGAAGGTGAACAGCGATCTGGTCGGCAAATATGTAAATATTGCGAGCCGCTGCTCATCATTCCTCAATAAGTATTTTGATGGAAAGGTTCTTAGTACGCCAGATTTATGGGTAATCGAAGCCAAGGAAATTGATCGCACATCCAAGAACCCCATTTTCCCATTCGTATACTCCAGACTTGAGCATATAAACGAGTTGTATGAAAACCGTGAATACAGCAGAGCTGTTCGAGACATCATGGCTTTTGTTGATTGCATTAATGCGTACATCGACGTACTCAAACCTTGGGAACTGGCTAAGGCTGGCGAAATGGAATTGCTACATCAAGTTTGTAGCGTAGCTATTAACATGTTCCGCATGGTTGCCATTTACTTAAAGCCGATACTGCCAGCACTGGTTGCTAACATTGAGAGTTTTTTAAACATTGAGCCAATCACTTCAGCTAGCGCTCAACACTTGTTACCTGCCGAGCATCGCATTAACGAATACAAACACCTGATGACCCGTATAGACCAAAAACAAATTGACGCCATGATAGAAGCCAACAAACAAACTCTGGAACTTGCAACAGACACTCATTCACCAGCACGCCATGCCGAAGCGCAGCAACATGCCATCGCCCCCATAGGTGACACGATCAGTATCGATGAATTTAATAAGGTGGATTTGCGCGTGGCGAAAATAGTCAACGCTGAGCAAGTGGAAGGTGCGGAGAAGCTGCTGAAACTGACGCTGGACATTGGCGAAGCACAACCGCGCACTGTGTTCGCGGGCATTAAGTCGGCGTACGATCCGGAAAAATTAAAAGGCCGCATGACGGTGATGGTTGCTAATCTTGCGCCACGCAAGATGAAATTCGGTTTATCGGAAGGTATGGTGCTGGCGGCTTCCGGCGATGTGCCCGGTTTATTTATCCTCAGTCCGGACGATGGTGCACAGCCTGGCATGAGGATTAAGTAGTCCTCTCCAGGAAACTGGCCGAATTTTTCTACCCCCAATATCCATCCTGTGCGGTGCTCACACACAACCGTATTTTATGATGCATCAAGCGTGATTTTTGACGAGATGGGAAGCGACAATGTAATGGCTGATCTGCTGATCTGGACAGCGCATTTACGCCGTGCTACCAAATTATTGGAAGAGAAAAAACTTGCTCAAGAATAAACGATATGAACATTCTGTTCGCCCAGCAGGTTCTTTAATCCGCTCATTAGATCACTGTGCAGCGTGACACTCCAAGGCTCGCCCAGCTTCAAGTTTGCGCTTCCGCTTATATTGCGGTAACACACTACTGCCATGCATTTCCCCTCTCGGTAGGGCTCGAGTAGTTCTTTTAATTCTGTCACGCTAATGCGTGCGTCAGACGAAACAACAAGTTCCAAGCGCTTCGCGAAAGTGGAGCGCGCTGAGGCGAAATCGAATAGCTCCTCACCATTGACGCGCATGTTGCCGGAATACTCGTCGAGACTGGCTTTGCCGCGCACCACTAGCAATTCATCTTCACGTATCCACGGGCGATTGGCCTCGAATACTTCGTTGAATACCATCATTTCCAACTGTGCGCTGCCATCGTCCAGTGTGACAATTGCCATGCGTCCACGTCGTGTCTGCTGTATTCGTACGGCAGACACGATGCCAGCCAATACTACTGGCACTCCACCGCGTTTGTTGTTGCCGTTTTGAGGCAGCGCTTGCAGCGTGATATCGGCCAGGCGTGTCTTGACGAAATTTTCCAGTTCGTTGGCATATTCTTGATAGGGGTGGCCGCTGAGATAAAATCCCAAGCTGGTTTTTTCGTGTTGCAATTGCTCGCGCAACGTCCAGCGCGGGACGTTCTTCACTTGCACCGACATCGTCACACTTGCATCGTCTTCGAATAGACTATTTTGATTGATGGATTGTGCTTTCTGCTCCGCGCTGCAAAGCGCGACCTCGAGCGACGCCAGCAACTGATAGCGATGATCCGAAATCGTATCGAATGCGCCACTGCGGATTAGCGCTTCAGTGGCACGACGATTCACTACGCGCTTATCTACGCGATGACAAAAATCGAACAGGTCGCGGAATGGGCCACCGAGTTTACGGGCATCTTCAATGCTATCTATTGCAGCTTTACCTGTACCTTTAATGGCTTCCAATCCATATGCAATCGTTTTTTCGTCCACCGGCATGAAGCGGTTTACAGACGAGTTAATATCCGGCGGCAAAATGCTTATCCCTTGCGCCAGAGTATCGAGATAGAAAATATGCACTTTGTCGGTGTTATCCATATCCGATGACAATGTGGCGGCCATGAATGCCGCCGGGTAATGTGCTTTTAGATAGGCGGTCTGGTAAGACACCAACGCATAGGCAGCAGAATGCGATTTGTTAAAGCCGTATCCAGCGAATTTTTCCATCAGGTCGAACAGTTGCTCTGCTAGTTGCTTGTTGACAGCACGCGCTACAGCGCCGTCCACGAAAATGCTGCGTTGTAGTGCCATCTCTTCAGCATTTTTTTTCCCCATCGCGCGGCGCAACAAGTCCGCCGCTCCCAGCGAATAACCACCGATGATCTGCGCGATCTGCATCACTTGCTCTTGGTACACGATCACACCGTAAGTTGGCTTGAGCGAAACTTCCAGTTCGGGATGAAAATAATCAGCCTTGGAACGGCCATGTTTGCGGTTGATGAAGTCCTCTACCATGCCTGATTCGAGCGGACCCGGACGATATAACGCAACCAGTGCCACGATGTCTTCAAAGGTGTCCGGTTGCAGCTTGATAATCAGCTTTTTCATGCCAGGAGATTCAAGCTGAAATATCGCTGTGGTGTTGGCAGCCTTGAGCAGGGCGTAAGTTGGTTTATCTTCCAGCGGAAGGTTTTCGATTGAGAAGCGATTTTCAATGGGAAAACCTAGGCCTGCGGGCATCTTGTTTACATATTTCACCGCCCAATCAATGATGGTGAGCGTGCGCAACCCCAAAAAGTCGAATTTCACCAAGCCGATCTGTTCCACATCGTCTTTATCAAATTGACTGATGCCCTTGTCGCTGCCCTCGGCGTAATAAAGCGGACAAAAGTCGGTCAGCTTGCCCGGTGCGATCAGTACCCCGCCCGCGTGCATGCCGACATTGCGCGTTAAATCTTCGAGTCGTGCACCCAGTTCAAGTAGCTCTTCCACGCCTTCTTCGCTGCTGATGATCGCGTTAAACTCCGGCTCCAGCTCACGTGCTTTTTTCAGTGATACCGGTTTGACGCCTTCCAGCGGAACGAGCTTGGACAGGCGATCGCACAGTCCGTAAGGAAAATCCAGCACGCGTCCGACATCGCGGATCACCGCTTTGGATGCCATGGTGCCGAAGGTGGCAATCTGCGACACGCTTGCCGCGCCGTATTTTTGTTTCACATACTCGATAACGCGCTCACGCCCATCCTGGCAGAAATCGACATCGAAGTCGGGCATGGATATGCGTTCTGGATTCAGAAAGCGCTCAAAGAGCAGGGCGTAGCGTAGTGGGTCAAGGTCGGTGATACCGAGACTGTAAGCCACCAGTGAACCTGCGCCAGAGCCGCGGCCGGGACCGACTGGCACGTCATTGAGCTTGGCCCAGCGGATGAAATCGGCCACAATTAAAAAGTAGCCAGAGAAACCCATTTTTATAATGGTCTCGATTTCGAATGCCAAGCGTGAGGCGTATTCTTCCACCTTCGCGGCGCGCACAGTTTCATCCGGATACAACTGCAGCATGCGCTGATGCAAACCGAGTTCGGATTCCGTACGCAGAAAATCATCCAGACTTTCGCCATTGGGAGTGGGGAAATCCGGCAAATAGGGTTTACCCAGTTGCAAGGTCAAATTACATCGCTTGGCGATCTCCACGCTGTTTTGCAACGCTTCAGGAAAATCGGCGAACAGCGTTATCATCTCGGCCTGGGTTTTGAAATACTGCTGCGGGGTAAATTGGCGCACGCGCCGTTTGTCATTCAGCACATACCCTTCGGCGATGCACACGCGCGC
This genomic interval from Candidatus Nitrotoga sp. AM1P contains the following:
- the dnaE gene encoding DNA polymerase III subunit alpha — translated: MPQPSFIHLRLHSEYSIADGIVRIPEAIAAAKQDAVPALALTDLNNVFGLIKFYQAARAAGIKPIIGCDVFISNPAERDKPFRLLLLCQSNVGYLRLCDLVTRAYLERQNSGRIEIHKQWLRDGTDGLLALSGAHLGEVGTALLNGNQATARQLALEWAELFPSRYYLEVQRTGMAREELHVSETIKLAVELALPVVATHPIQFLSREAYKAHEARVCIAEGYVLNDKRRVRQFTPQQYFKTQAEMITLFADFPEALQNSVEIAKRCNLTLQLGKPYLPDFPTPNGESLDDFLRTESELGLHQRMLQLYPDETVRAAKVEEYASRLAFEIETIIKMGFSGYFLIVADFIRWAKLNDVPVGPGRGSGAGSLVAYSLGITDLDPLRYALLFERFLNPERISMPDFDVDFCQDGRERVIEYVKQKYGAASVSQIATFGTMASKAVIRDVGRVLDFPYGLCDRLSKLVPLEGVKPVSLKKARELEPEFNAIISSEEGVEELLELGARLEDLTRNVGMHAGGVLIAPGKLTDFCPLYYAEGSDKGISQFDKDDVEQIGLVKFDFLGLRTLTIIDWAVKYVNKMPAGLGFPIENRFSIENLPLEDKPTYALLKAANTTAIFQLESPGMKKLIIKLQPDTFEDIVALVALYRPGPLESGMVEDFINRKHGRSKADYFHPELEVSLKPTYGVIVYQEQVMQIAQIIGGYSLGAADLLRRAMGKKNAEEMALQRSIFVDGAVARAVNKQLAEQLFDLMEKFAGYGFNKSHSAAYALVSYQTAYLKAHYPAAFMAATLSSDMDNTDKVHIFYLDTLAQGISILPPDINSSVNRFMPVDEKTIAYGLEAIKGTGKAAIDSIEDARKLGGPFRDLFDFCHRVDKRVVNRRATEALIRSGAFDTISDHRYQLLASLEVALCSAEQKAQSINQNSLFEDDASVTMSVQVKNVPRWTLREQLQHEKTSLGFYLSGHPYQEYANELENFVKTRLADITLQALPQNGNNKRGGVPVVLAGIVSAVRIQQTRRGRMAIVTLDDGSAQLEMMVFNEVFEANRPWIREDELLVVRGKASLDEYSGNMRVNGEELFDFASARSTFAKRLELVVSSDARISVTELKELLEPYREGKCMAVVCYRNISGSANLKLGEPWSVTLHSDLMSGLKNLLGEQNVHIVYS